The genomic segment CGCTGGGCTGAACGATCAGAGGAGATCGGCAACGAACGATACATTCTTATTATCAGTTACGTTGTTGGAATGGCTTCCGGCATCCATCTTCTGAACCTGTTAGCGCTGCCTTTCATCGGACTCGTCATCTACTTCAAGAAACTTCAGTTCTCCTGGAAGTCGTTTCTTATTATGACGGCCATCGTGGGGGCTACTTTTCTGACGATATATCTGGGGATTATCAAAGGATTTCCGAAGCTTGCCATGATGGGAGGCGTCTGGAGTGTTGTGATTCTTACACTTGCTCTGTTCGGGGTCACCATATTTTCCATACGAAATAAGAAACGACTCTTATCTACTGTCCTATCATCGCTAGTTCTTATAGTCATCAGTTATTCTACTTATGCAATACTCTTTATCCGTTCGAATCAGGATCCTGCCATTGATGAAAATGATCCTGAAACTCTGGCAAGAGCTGTCAAGTATCTGGAGCGGGAACAATACGGTTCAATTTCATTCTTGCCCAGGAAATACAAAAAGGATCAAGTCGGTTCACTCACTCACAAGGTAGATAAAGTAGGCAGACCCCGTAACGGACGGCAGTTCTCGTCCTCCCAGAATCTGAAGTATATGTTTCACGATTTTGGCAGACAGGCTCAGTTTCTGTGGGATTACCAGATCGTCCGAATGTATGTCCGCTATTTTCTGTGGCAATTTGGCGGACGAGGACCGGCCGGTCAGCCGTGGGTATCTGACCTCGGGGCTCTGGCTAAACGCCAGGAGGACGGCGTCGACTGGATTCAGTTTGGGCTGCCGTTCCCATTCTTGCTGGGCGTCATCGGTATGGTCTACCATTTCAAGAAGGATCCCAACCACGCACTTTCGGTCCTCACCCTCTTCTTCATGACGGGTCTGGCCATCATTTTCTATCTCAATCAGGATAAGTTTCAGCCGCGGGAGCGTGACTACTCGTACGTGGGGAGTTTTCTCGCTTTTTCCATTTGGGTTGGTATTGCCGGTGCCGCTGTATTGGATAAAGTGCTCACCTACTTTAGTGAAAAACGTTTTGGAAAGGAGGCCGGGTATATCACCCTTGTGCTTCTCCTCCTGGTCCCAGCCGTTGTGGTATCGACGAACTACCGCTCCCACAACCGTTCCGGTAACTACGTGGCCTGGGACTACTCTTATAACATCTTGCAGACATGTGAACCCAATGCCATTATTTTTACCAACGGTGACAACGACACATTTCCCCTCTGGTACCTGCAGGAGGTAGAGGGTATTCGCAAAGATGTGACCGTAGCCAATCTGAGTCTGCTGAATACAGACTGGTACATCAAGCAGTTGAAGGAGTCGCGCCCGCCGGGCGAACGATTTGTAACTTTCTCAGACAGCCAGATAGTTGGTAGACAGCCTATTGCTGATAATCCTGTCACCGGTGAGCCGCTCCTTCTGCAGGTCAGTTATTGGAAAGATACGCCTGTTTCGGTTCCGGCTCCCTATGATCCGGAAAACAAAAAAGGGGCTATTTCGTGGAAGATCAAGCCAACAATTGGTCAGGGAATTCGTGTTCAGGATTTGATGATCCTGCACATTGTCCAGGCGGCCCAATGGCGTTACCCTATCTATTTTGCCGTCACTGTTTCACCGAAGAACAGGATCGGACTGGAGAAATATCTCCAGATGGAGGGACTCGCCTTTCGCCTCAGATCGCATAAGGTACCTGCTGTCAACTACAAAAGACTGGCTGAAAACCTGACGAGTGTGATTGCTGACAGTGATTGGAGTACGGATTACCAACAAGGGTACAAATTTCGCAACCTTAACAATTCGGACGTTTACTACAATACGAACATTATCAAGCTTCTTCAGAATTACAGGTCAGCATTCCTGCAGCTCGGTGTAAACGAGTATCAGCAGTTCAGGAAAACGGTAAAAGATGCGTCTGTCGCAGATGACGATCGGGAAAGAATGAGACAGGAGGCACTGGAGCCCATCAGGCTGATGATGGATGTCATGCCGGACAGTGTTATCCCCGTTACTAGTGAGGAACTCTCCCTCCGCATCGGTCAACTTTATCACGATCTCGGTGAAGTTGAGCGGGGTAAGGAAATCTTCAGAGGGTTGCATGACTCCAACCGCCCCGATCTGGTGGGATATCTCATCAGAACGTATGACGAAATGGAGTACTGGGAAGAAGCTGTCGATCTACTTCAGAATTGGTTGCATAAGTTTCCCGGTGATACAGGCAGCCGCGGTTTGTTGGAAGAATATATCTTGAAAGCTAATCGAACTTCTGGATCTTGACGGTGTGGCTGAGCCTGAACCACTTGTCTCTGTTGTAATTCCTCATTGGAACGGTATAGAGGTGCTGGCCGAGTGCCTCGAGTCTCTCTATAAAAGTTCATATCCAAATATGGAAGTCGTTGTCGTGGATAACGCTTCCACCGATGGGAGTCCTGAATGGATAGTAGCAAATCACGGGAAGGTCAATCTGGTTCGGTGCAGGGAGAATAGAGGCTATGCGGGCGGGTGTAACTTGGGCGCTGAATATGCTTCGGGAGACTATCTGCTGTTTCTGAACAATGATACTGTTCACACGCCGGATTGGATTGAGCTCCTCGTGGCAACGCTGGAGAAGAATCGTGGGGTTGCCGCGGTGCAGCCTAAGATTCTCAATTATTTTGAGAAGGAACTATTTGACTACGCGGGCGGATCGGGCGGTCAGATGGATATACTCTGTTTTCCTTTTGCCCGCGGCCGCCTCTTTCTGACGCGGGAGGAAGACAGTGGACAGTACGATGACGAGACAGACATCTTTTGGGCCTCAGGTACGGCGTTTCTTGTGCGAAAATCAGTCTTTGAGGAGGTAGGTGGTTTTGACGAAACTTTTTTCGCCCATCAGGAAGAGATCGATCTTCAGTGGCGTATACATCTTGCCGGCCTGGACGTGGTGGTTAATCCAGCATCGGTAGTCTATCACCGTAATGCGGTGACATTGACCATGCATTCACCGCAGAAAAAGTATCTGAATCACAGGAACAGTCTCTTGATGATGCTTTCCAACTACAGTCTGCCCATGGCGCTTTATCTCTTTCCCATAAGGCTGATTCTGGAATTCATTGCTGTACTCTATGCCCTGGTCCTGGTTGATTTCGGTCACGTTGCCGCCATCTTCAGATCGCTCTTCTGGATTCTCTTTCATCCTCACGTCATCCATCGAAGAAGGAAGCGGACACGGTCTGTTCGTTGCTTGAAAGACAGGGCAATCCTCGCCAAGCTCTACAGGGGAAGCGTGGTGCTCGATTACTATATCTTAGGGAAGCGGAGCTACTCTGATTTAATGCCGAGCCCTTCCCGGTAGCGCGCCTTATTGTCCGGATCCAGCTCTATTAGCCGTGTCAGAATCTTCTTTTTATTTTGTAACTGATCGGGAAGCTGAGATAGCTCTTCGGCATGACCTTTCAGGAATATGATGGTATAGTGTTCGCGCGGATATTTGGCGAAGGTAAGTTCCAGATTCTCCATCATTTTGTCCAGCGAAGTTTCCGCCGCTTCCAGGTCGTCCTCATCCAGATAGGCGAGAGCATCAAAGAAGAAAAACCTGGCCAGCCGTGTACCTTTGTTTTTGGTGAGAATATCAACGAGTTCTACCCGGTCGCTCCAACCGCGGCGATATTGCGAGGTGATGCCTCTCAATGCCAGTTCTCGCCCCCTCTCGTAAAAACGGG from the Candidatus Neomarinimicrobiota bacterium genome contains:
- a CDS encoding DUF2723 domain-containing protein, with the protein product SGLLGSLIFAFTDSHWFNAVEAEVYAVSTLLTAMVVWLILRWAERSEEIGNERYILIISYVVGMASGIHLLNLLALPFIGLVIYFKKLQFSWKSFLIMTAIVGATFLTIYLGIIKGFPKLAMMGGVWSVVILTLALFGVTIFSIRNKKRLLSTVLSSLVLIVISYSTYAILFIRSNQDPAIDENDPETLARAVKYLEREQYGSISFLPRKYKKDQVGSLTHKVDKVGRPRNGRQFSSSQNLKYMFHDFGRQAQFLWDYQIVRMYVRYFLWQFGGRGPAGQPWVSDLGALAKRQEDGVDWIQFGLPFPFLLGVIGMVYHFKKDPNHALSVLTLFFMTGLAIIFYLNQDKFQPRERDYSYVGSFLAFSIWVGIAGAAVLDKVLTYFSEKRFGKEAGYITLVLLLLVPAVVVSTNYRSHNRSGNYVAWDYSYNILQTCEPNAIIFTNGDNDTFPLWYLQEVEGIRKDVTVANLSLLNTDWYIKQLKESRPPGERFVTFSDSQIVGRQPIADNPVTGEPLLLQVSYWKDTPVSVPAPYDPENKKGAISWKIKPTIGQGIRVQDLMILHIVQAAQWRYPIYFAVTVSPKNRIGLEKYLQMEGLAFRLRSHKVPAVNYKRLAENLTSVIADSDWSTDYQQGYKFRNLNNSDVYYNTNIIKLLQNYRSAFLQLGVNEYQQFRKTVKDASVADDDRERMRQEALEPIRLMMDVMPDSVIPVTSEELSLRIGQLYHDLGEVERGKEIFRGLHDSNRPDLVGYLIRTYDEMEYWEEAVDLLQNWLHKFPGDTGSRGLLEEYILKANRTSGS
- a CDS encoding glycosyltransferase family 2 protein; the protein is MAEPEPLVSVVIPHWNGIEVLAECLESLYKSSYPNMEVVVVDNASTDGSPEWIVANHGKVNLVRCRENRGYAGGCNLGAEYASGDYLLFLNNDTVHTPDWIELLVATLEKNRGVAAVQPKILNYFEKELFDYAGGSGGQMDILCFPFARGRLFLTREEDSGQYDDETDIFWASGTAFLVRKSVFEEVGGFDETFFAHQEEIDLQWRIHLAGLDVVVNPASVVYHRNAVTLTMHSPQKKYLNHRNSLLMMLSNYSLPMALYLFPIRLILEFIAVLYALVLVDFGHVAAIFRSLFWILFHPHVIHRRRKRTRSVRCLKDRAILAKLYRGSVVLDYYILGKRSYSDLMPSPSR
- a CDS encoding DUF4835 family protein, whose product is SAQFADVKVSLDVQRLKERDRRITSELPDQIKLFFKSTPWDQEYSDLAIPLAIQLIFESVSDKGGEHLYSAQCLFSNGSDQRYFAKVIQFPYAAGQGIIFSPVLFAPLASALEYYGNIILAGEADTYNQFGGTRFYERGRELALRGITSQYRRGWSDRVELVDILTKNKGTRLARFFFFDALAYLDEDDLEAAETSLDKMMENLELTFAKYPREHYTIIFLKGHAEELSQLPDQLQNKKKILTRLIELDPDNKARYREGLGIKSE